A window of Kyrpidia spormannii genomic DNA:
CCGCCACAGCGTTCGCCGTGTCGTGAAACCCATTGATGAAGTCGAAAATAAGAGCGAGGCTGACAACCACAGCGACCAGAGCGATGTCGGCACTAGGCATTCTTTAAAATGACTCCTTCGACCAAATTCGAGACATCTTCGCAAAAATCCATACCATCTTCAAGTTTCTCATAAATCTCTTTCCATTTAATTACATAGATTGGATCATATCCCGGTTCGTTTAACAGCTTGGCCACCGATCGCCGATACAGCTGGTCCGCGTCCATCTCCCAGCGTTTCACTTCCTCGCATAAAGAACGAACCGAATCAAAAGACAGCCTTCGCATCTCGTGTATCAGTTTGACCAGGGCCCCCGTCGCCCGCTCCATATCTTTGCACATCTCCACCACCTCAGGGGTCGGGTGGCCTACTTCATACAAAAGCATGCGGTCTCCCACCCCGGCAACCATGTCCAGAACGTCGTCAATGGTAAAAGCAAGGCCCGAAATGTCCTCTCGTTCGATGGGCGTGATGAAGGTCTTATTGAGTCGTTCGATGATCTCCCGGGTTATGTCATCTCCTCGATGTTCAATTTCTAGCAGGCGATCCACCTTTGTTTGGGGATCGGTGTAATCGTTCACTAAACTGAGTAACTGCCGCGCCCCTTCGTACAGATTCGCCACTTCTTTTTCGAGAAGGTCAAAAAAAACATCGTTCCGCGGCCCGAGATGTAACATGATCGCAGAGTCCCCCTGTCAACGTCCACCCTTCGCTAACCGAACGGTTGATCGATTCCTCTTTCATTGTACCGAGGACACCTTTTGCCAGGCAAGGGAAAGACAAAAGTTCCCTAACACATTCTTTACCGTTGTGAACCATACTACAAAAGACCAGCACTGCCCCGGGCAACCAAACCGGAGAGGAGGACGTTTTTCGTGCGAAAAAAACCGGTGCGCCGGCACTATCGGGGAGTGAAATATTTTTATTTTGATATCGCCGACCCCTCACATGCCCGCATTACGAAGTACCTTCACCGGGAGACGCCTGAACAGCTCATCGGGGAGTTGACGCGGAATGACGAGTACTGATGCGAAGGGCGGGATGTCCTGATGACCGGGCGCCGATTCCTCATGGTCTGCACCCTGCTGATGTCTCTATCGAGTGTTCGCCCTGCCGCTGGAGTCGCCACGGCTGAGGCGGAGGTGGGAGGTCCGGTGGCCACCCGACAAAGCCCGGCCTTCGTCCGGGAAGCGCCTGTCGAACAGTGGTCCAGGGCCTACCGGGTGCCGAAAGCCTGGGTGCAGGCGGTGTGGGCCTATGAAAGCCATATTCATATCGGTAAATTTACCCAACTCAACGGCCCGGATCGGCCGCTGTGGCTCGGTCTCGGTAACCCGGGTCTTGAGGACGCACCTTCCATTTTCGTGTTTGATGGCGTGGGACGAGATGGGGATGGGGACGGGCGATGCGATATCCGGAGTGCCCGCGACCGCACCTGCTCGGTGCTGGACTGGCTGTCCCGAAACGGAGGGACCGCCACCCCGGAAATTCGACGCAGCCTCTGGCAATGGTACGAGGACAGTGTCATCGTCGAACGGATCACGCTGTTTTCAACCTTATTCGCCACCCACACCCCTGCGGAAATGTCCCGGCACGCCTTTCCCCTCCCGTTGCGAAGCTCATATACTTATCGCAATACTTGGGGTCAGGCCCGGGGATGGGGAGGACGCCGGATCCACGTGGGGACCGACCTTTTTGCACCCTACGGCACCCCGGTCCGCAGCACCGTCTGGGGATATGTGGAAACAAAAGGATGGAATCCCTACGGGGGATGGAGAATCGGCATTAGGGATGTCGACAACACTTACCATTATTTCGCCCATCTCTCGGGATACGCAAAAGGCCTGTCCATCGGTCAAATCGTCAAACCCGGACAGGTCATCGGGTATGTGGGAAGCTCTGGATACGGTCGAAAAGGCACATCGGGAAAATTCCCTCCCCATCTTCATTACGGCATGTACATCGACGCAGGCAGCGAAGAATGGCCGGTTAATCCCTACCCCAACTTGGTTCAGTGGGAGCGGGAGGAACGGAAACAGACAAAAAGATAAGGGACCCTGGGCGAAAAAAAAAACGGGGGGATGACCCCCGTTTTGTGGTTTTTACTCGTTTCGGTGGGTGACGTCCCGGACTGGATGCATGAACAATTCCCCTCTCTGAAGCCTCCGCTCTATATCCTCCCGGGTCTCCTCGTTCTCTTCTCTTTGCGACCCAGGGTCTCGTGGATTGTCGACCCACTGCTGCCCCGACAAGGCTGCGGGGTCGACGTAGATACTCCAGTAATCCAAGGGAGTCTCCCGCCACCTGGCATCCTGTTCGGCCTTTTGCCCGGCGGGTACGCGTTCATTCATTTTGACGCCACCTCCCGGTATTACTGTGCCCGATTTCTCGGCTCCTTAACGCTGAACCCCCCGCGGTCCCACCGTACGGAGCAGCCGCGCCACCGCAGGCCCGACCCGGGGCAGGGACTCGACTTCCTTTGGCGCCACCGCCCCGAGAAGAACAGCCAACACCGCAAACACCCCGACGCCGATCATCACTGCGCTGCCCAGTTCCAAAGCCAACACCCATCGAGAGTGATGATCCCCCATCCATCCCCCGAAAACCCACTGCCACAATTGGACGGCAGCCACCATGCCTACCGTTGCCAACATTGGCTTTCCCCAGAGGGCAATGGGAGATAGGCGCAGGGAAGTCAACCGTTTCATCTGGTAAAGATTCAATTCGGCAGCGACCCAATACGAGACCACCGACGCCGCCGCGGCACCTCCGATGCCCCACAAAGGGACCCACCACAGGTTTAGTACCACTTTAAGAATCAAGCCGATAAAGAGATTCACCACCGGGCGGACGGTCATCCCCATCCCTTGTAAGACGCTTGAGGAAACCGATTCGAGAGTGCTGAAAACGGTGGAAAGCGCCAGGATGGCAATGGCGGCAGTGCCGGCATCGTTCCCAAACAACAAGATGTTGGTCGGACCCGCTAAAAGGGCAAGTCCCACCCCGGCGGGCAAAGCGATGAGAATAGAGGCGCGCAAAGATAAAGCGGCGAACCTCTGAACCCCCGCATAATTTCTTATTGCATACGCCTCGGATACAAGCGGGATGATCGTCAGCGCCACCGTCGTGGCAAACGTGGCGGGAATGGCGATGATTTTCTGCGCCCGCCCGCTCAAAATGCCGAATTGGGCCATCGCCTCATCTTGAGAAAGGCCCACTTGGTGAACCAGAGACATCGTGACGGTGGAGACATCCGCTTGATTAAACAGCGGAACCACCAGCGCTCCCAAGCTGATCGGTATGGCGTAAACCACCACCCGGGCGAGAAGCCGTCCAATGGGCACGGCGGTGGACACCATGCTTTTCCGGAGCAATGCCCGCACGCCGGGCCGATGCTTACGAGAGGTCCCCACCAACCACCACAAGGCCGCCAACCCGCCGGTGAAAGCCCCCAGGGTGCTGATGGCGGCAATCTGTTCCACCGGGGCCCCCCACTTGCTCATCGCATAAGCGATGCCAAGAACCGTCACCACCCGCACGACCTGCTCCACCACCTGGGAGTAGCCAGTTGGTTCTACCATTTGCCATCCTTGAAAATATCCCCTCATAATGGCGATTACCGGGAATACGAGCAGAGCCGGGGCCATGGCCTGAACGGCTGGGATCACGTCTTTGTTGTCCCCGGCAAAATATCGTACATAGGCCGGGGCACCAAAATATTGGATCGCGGCAAACAGCAGGCCGCTGAACCACATCATGACCAACAGTGCCCGGTATAGGCGCTCGCTCGTGCGGTAATCGCCTTTCGCATTGTACTCGGAAACGAATTTCGAAATGGCCAAGGGCAAACCGGCGGTGGAGATCTGAAGAAAAATATTATAAATCGGGTAAGCGGCGTTATGGATCCCGACACCCCGATCGGCAATCAGATGCTGCAAGGGTACGATATAAATGAGCCCGAGCAATTTACAAAAGAATACGGCCGCACTCAGGAACAAGGTGCCGTGGACAAAATGCTGAGCCGCCGTGCGTTTTTCCTTCAAACCCTCCATCGCCCTTTCCCTCGAGCTTCACCCGCATCACGTCGCTGCCCCTACTCTAACCTGTTTTGTCGATCCAGACAAGGAGGAGACCCTATGGGCGACCCGCCAGCTCTGCTCCCCGGTCCCGCGTCTAGTCTCGCGTTCGTCCGTATAGAAATAGGACGACAGCCGATCGAAAGGAGGGGCGGCGATTGCCAGGTCCGGTTTTCGGCGGGAGACTGCTCGCCTGGTTGTGCTTTGGCGCAGGCCTCTGCCTGCGGAACGTCCCCCTGATCGTCATGGGTATCGGGGGAATGGTCGCCTGTCGTTTCGGGGATGCCGCAGCGGTATGGTACGTATTGATCATGAGCATTTTCTTCCTGGTGCATCCGGTGATCGCCCTTTGGTGGCCCGGAACCGCCACATGGTTCGACCCTGCGGGCCGCACCCTTCCCTGGGAGGCAGCCACCGCCCTCGCGGGCTTAGCGGCATGTAATTTTGCCGGGTGGGGAGGACATATTAAAAGCGGGAGGGGATGAATCCATGAAGCTAAAAGACCTGATGACCACCCAAGTGTCCTACGTATCCCCGGCTTCCACCTGTAAGGACGCCGCCCGGGTGATGAACGATATCAACGTAGGGTCGGTGCCAGTAGTGGACAAAGATAAACTGGTGGGTATCTGCACAGACCGGGACATCGTCTTAAAATGTATCGCCGCGGGGAAAGATCCCGCCACCACGGCGGTTAAAGACTGCATGACCACCAACCCCATCACCGGAACCCCGGATATGGATGTGCATCAAGCCTCCGACCTGATGTCTCAGCATCAAATCCGCCGGCTGCCCGTGGTGGACCAGGGCAAACTGGTGGGCATGGTGGCCATCGGGGACTTGGCGGTCACGGCGATTCACCAGGACGAGGCCGGCGAAGCGCTGAGCGGCATTTCCCAGGGCGTCCATTAACACGTTCATGGCCCAACCCCGAGGACAGGGACTCACGCGAGCCCCTGTCCTCCTTTGTTGACAGAGTTTCTTAGCTTGAGTCCGGGCGGTCCGGCCTGTCCACCGGGGGGATCATAAGCAATGGCCCACCCCGGTACGGGATTCACCGACCCGCCGTTTCCCGGAGGGGTCGGGGAGCCATTCCCGCTTCCTCCCGGCAAGTCCCCCGCCGGTACCGTCTCGGGACGCTGTTGTTTCAGGGTCCCGGGCCCGTGATTGCGGCGGTCCTGAAGCCAGGCTTGTTCCACGGCAGCCCGCATTTCCTCGGGCGTAACCGTCACCCCGTGCTGGCGCAGACGCTGGCTGAGATATCCCATAGCTTGTTCCAGTTTAGCCGGACCATCGGAGTCCCTATACACGGTTTCAGCAAAGGAAAAGGCCTCGGCGGCCAGACAAGCCAGCAAATCCCTCTGTGCCTTCGTCGCGTGCATCCGAAGATAATCGGCCACCTTCCGCCCGGCCAGGTGAAGCAAGGCCAAACCCAGGGCCGCCAAAAACTGCAACACGAACAACACCAGCTGATTGGCGAGAGGTACCCACCAGGGGTCCATCGGCGGTCCCTCCTTCCTGTTCCTTTTTCCCACCCTATGCGATAACACCTCCCCGGGGTGCGATGGTGAGAAGAGATCTCCACTTTTGATGTGCATCTTGCACGCCGTGACGCAAACAACTTTTGTAGAAGAGGAAGAAAGTGTTAGGCTAGGCCCGTAGACCCCGGGAACAATAAGATCACACCACCAAAGGAGGTGAACGAGATGGCTCAAGGACAGAAACGAAATGCCCTGGTCGTGCAGGCGGCGACCCGAGCCCTGGACCAGCTGAAGTATGAAGTGGCTTCCGAGTTGGGGATCGCAACCCCCCAAGACGGGTATTGGGGAACGATGACGACCCGGGATACCGGTGCCATCGGAGGAAACATCACGCGAAAACTCGTTGCCTTGGCTGAACAGCAACTTGCTGGCCGGCAATAACGAACGGTATTCTATCGGTCACAAAAACCCCCCACTTGGCGCTGTGGGGGGTTTTCATCTGGGGCTCCAGGTGCATCGAGATAGCCTTGAGTTTTAACGCTGATCCAAGGGCACGTAAGTCAGGTCCTGAGGCCCGACATATTCCGCCCGGGGACGAATGAGCCGGTTGTGTTCGTACTGCTCCAGCACGTGGGCCGTCCACCCGGCAATTCGGCTCACTGCAAAGATCGGCGTGAATAAATCCACGGGGATCCCCATGGAATAATACGTAGAAGCAGAGTAAAAATCGACATTTGGGTACAAACCCTTCTCTTCCCGCACCACCCGTTCCACCGCTTGAGAAATCTCGTACCATTTTAGATCCCCGGCCTCTTTCCCCATCTGCTCGGACATTTTGCGCAAATGGGTCGCCCGGGGATCCTCCGTTCGGTAGACGCGGTGACCGAAACCCATGATCTTTTTTTTCTCAGCCAGAGCCTGTTTCACCCAAGATTCCGCCCGGTCGACCTCCCCGATGTCCAGAAGCATCTTCATCACCTGTTCATTGGCCCCTCCATGAAGGGGGCCCTTAAGCGTGCCGATGGCCGAGGTGATGGCCGAATACAGGTCGGAGAGGGTTGCGGCGGTCACCCGGGCAGAGAAGGTGGAGGCATTCAGTTCGTGGTCTGCGTGAAGGATCAGGGCCGTATCAAACACCCGCTGATGGGCGGGGCTCGGTTCTTCACCAAACAGCATATACAAAAAATTCCCCGCGATCGATAGGTCATCCCGGGGAGCGATGGGATCCCGGCCATGACGGAGCTGCTCCCAGGCCGCGACAATGGTCGGCAACTGTGCCACCAGCCGGGCCGCTTTTCGCAGATTCGCGTCCCTGGAAGTTTCTCCCGCCTCGGCGTCATACGTCGATAACAAGGAGACGGTGGTCCGCAACACCTCCATAGGGGACGCCGATTGCGGAAAGCTGCTCATGGCCTTAGCCACTGGCTCAGGCAATGATTGATGTCGGTGCAACTGGGCCTTGAGATCATCCAGCTCACTCTTTTTCGGCAATCGACCATGCCACAACAGAAACACGACTTCCTCAAAGGTGGAATGAGTCGCCAAATCGTGAATATCGTATCCGCGATAGATCAACCGACCTTTTTTCCCATCAATAAAGCAGATCTGCGATTCGGCCACAACCACGTCTTCGAGACCTTCGCGAAACGTTTGTTCTCCCATGCCGTCTTCCTCCAGCGAATGAAATTTCCCGTGTTAGGATGCCCCAACCCCGGGTGGGGATTCCCCGTATCACCTCGGTCCGGATTGGTGCCCGATCCAGGCCGTACCATCCTCCCAATGTTCTTTTTTCCATATCGGCACAACCTGTTTAATGCGCTCGATGCCGTATCGGCTGGCCTCAAAAGCGTCCTCCCGGTGCGGGGACGCCACCGCCACCACCACGGCGATATCCCCGACCTCTAGACGGCCGATCCGATGAACAATGGCCGCCCTCGCTCCGGGCCAACGGCTTTCGATCTCGTCACCGATCTGAAAAAGCGTCCGCCTGGCCATCCCCACATAGGCGTCGTATTCCAAATACAAAGTCCGTTTCCCCTCCGTCCATTCCCGAACCGTCCCGAGAAACGGAACGATTGCCCCCATGTCCGGGCCGGTCACCCAGGAGATGACCTCAGAAACGTCGATGGGTTCCGTCACGACCCGAAACCGTTCCTCCCGCAGCATCCTTTCCGACATCAACCTCAGCCTCCACTGACCGGCGGAATAAACGCCACCTGATCCCCCGATTTCAGGACGCGTTCCGGCCCGGCGTACTCCCCATTGATCGCCACCATGCAGCGGTCCAAGAGATCGGCGATATGACCGAATTGATCCCCGACCCGATCCCGGAGATCCCGGACTGCGACTCCTTCGGGGAGTTCGATCACGGTCTCCCGCTCGTTCATTCGATCTGCCAGCTCCGCAAACCATAACACGTTCACCCGCACGATGCTCACGCTCCTTCCCACCGGTTCGCCCATTGTCATTGTACTCCCCCGCGACGCAAAGACCAACGGGATGTGTCGTAAAATCGACAGTTTCCACCCTCCGGAACGGTTGTCAGCCGGGATTTTTGGGTATATCCTAAACATAAGCCTATGAGTGGCGATGGCCCGGGAGGTGAACGCCATGCTGTCAAACATCGGTTTTCCCGGTTTGATTCTGATACTCATCATTGCCTTGGTGGTTTTCGGTCCGAGCAAACTCCCGGAGATCGGCAGGGCCGTAGGACGAGGGCTGCGGGAATTCAAAGATTCGGTGCGGGATGTGACCAGTACTGACGACAAACAGGAGACACCTACTGTACAGCAAGCACAGACATCAAAAGACCGCGAGGTTTAATCCTTCGCGGCCTTTTTTTGTTCAACTCCGCCCTGTTGCATCAACCACTGCGCCGCCGGGGCCAAGCAGGGGCAGCCAGGCTCTGGGCGACAGAGGGATCCGGCGTCCACCCTGGATCTTGGTAAACTGCCCTCACGGTGGTGTAGATTCCCCCCCGGACATTGAACTCACCGATAACCTCCAACCAACGCGGCTGGGCCGCCGCAACAAAATCCTTCAGAATCCGGTTGGTCACGTCTTCGTGAAAATGCCCTTCATCGCGAAAACTCCAGAGGTACAGTTTTAAAGATTTCAGCTCGACGATCGACGGCCCCGGAATATAGCGAAAATAGATCACGGCAAAATCGGGTTGTCCGGTTTTCGGACACAGGGCTGTAAACTCCGGACACTCGATCCGGACTTCATAGTCCCGATCCGGGTGCGGGTTCGGTACGACTTCCAGTTCTTTCGACGGTGTTGTCGACAACGTTCTTCCCCTTCCCGTTTGGTCTCAGGAAAACTGTGGAGGGCGAGAGGGAGGCCAATGGTGTGGGTCTGACCTAAATTCCTCTAAAATCCTTCGCTGATCCTCGGTGACAAATCCACGCTCCGTGGCCAGCTCAATCAACGTGGAGTAATCGGTCAACGCAAACCACGGCACCCCGGCCCGGGCAAAGGCTTCCTTGGCTTCACGAAACTCATAGGTAACCACCGCCGCCACCCCCATGGGAACATAACCGACCTCCCGAAGGGCAGACACGGTACTGAGTGCGCTGCCTCCAGTGGAAATCAAATCTTCCACCACCACCGTTTTGGACCCCGCAGCAAGGCGTCCTTCAACCCGGTTGACGGTACCGTGTCCCTTCGCTTTATCCCGGACGTATACCATGGGGAGACGAAGGCGATCGGCCACCCAGGCTGCATGGGGGATCCCCGCCGTGGCCGTGCCGGCCACTCCCTGCGCCTCCGGCCAGCGCCGGCGAATTTCTTCCACCATGGCGTCGGCAACAGCCTCCCGCACCCGGGGATACGAGATGATCAGACGGTTATCGCAATAAATCGGCGAGCGGATCCCCGATGTCCAGACAAAAGGCTCCTCCGGGCGCAAGAATACAGCACCGATATCCAACAGATGCCCGGCGATCAACCGAGCCACCGATTCCACGCCCATCGTCAAACCCACCCGCGCAGTTGTACCGCTTCCGCCAACCGCCGAATCCCGACCATGTAGGCCGCCAACCGGGTATCAACCTGATGACTTTTCGCCATGCCCAACACTTTATGTACGGCTGCCACCATCATCTGGGCCAACCGCCGGTTCACTTCCTCCTCGGTCCAATAAAACCCCTGGTTGTTCTGCACCCATTCAAAATACGAAACAGTTACCCCCCCGGCATTGGCCAAGATATCAGGAATCACGAGAATCCCTCGCCGGTCGAGAATGCGGGTCGCTTCCAGAGTCGTCGGGCCGTTCGCCGCTTCCACCACGATCCGGGCCCGAATCTGGTCGGCATTGTCTTCCCGGATCTGATTTTCAATCGCCGCGGGAATCAAGATATCGCATTCCTTTGTCAGCAATTCCTCGTTCGGGATGCGTTCATTCTTGAATAAGTTCGTCACCATGCCGAAAGAATCCCGGCGATCGAGCAAATGGGGAATATCGAGGCCGTCGGGCTTATACAGCGCGCCCCCGGCGTCACTGATCCCCACCACCTTTGCCCCTTCTGCGTGCAAGATCTCTGCGACATGGCTACCCACATTCCCGAATCCTTGGACGATCACCCGGGATCCAGCAAGTTCCATCCCGAGAGTCTTCGCCGCTTCCCGGGTTGCGATGACCACACCGAGAGCCGTGGCTTTCTCCCGCCCCCTCGAACCCCCGAGTACGATCGGTTTACCGCTGATAAAGGATGGAGAATCATATTCCCGGATCCGGCTGTATTCGTCGTACATCCAAGCCATCACTTGGGCATTGGTGTACACATCCGGCGCCGGGATGTCCTTCGCGGGCCCGACAATCTGGCTCACCGCCCGGACATATCCCCGGGATAAACGTTCCAGTTCTCCCAAGGACATGGTCCGTGGATCACACACGATGCCACCTTTTCCCCCGCCGAAAGGCAGTTCAAAAATGCCTGCTTTCAGGGACATCCATAATGCCAGGGCCTTCACTTCCTCCTCGGTCACATCGGGGTGAAAGCGAATTCCCCCCTTGGTCGGGCCAACCGCATCATTATGTTGAACACGGTAACCGGTGAACACTTTCACTGAACCGTCATCCATGCGAACCGGGATGCGGACGGTTAAAACCCGCAGGGGTTCCCGAAGCAGCTCGTATGTGGCATCTGAATATCCGAGTTTCTTTAACGCTTGTTGAATGACCTCCTGAGTCGCCTCAAACAAACTGCGCGACACAGAGGGCATGCTGGCGCCTTGAATCAGTCGTTTTTGGGCCTTCACGATGTCCCCTCCCCACGCCGCTCTCCTCTTGATGCG
This region includes:
- a CDS encoding DUF3905 domain-containing protein, with the protein product MNERVPAGQKAEQDARWRETPLDYWSIYVDPAALSGQQWVDNPRDPGSQREENEETREDIERRLQRGELFMHPVRDVTHRNE
- the queF gene encoding preQ(1) synthase, whose translation is MSTTPSKELEVVPNPHPDRDYEVRIECPEFTALCPKTGQPDFAVIYFRYIPGPSIVELKSLKLYLWSFRDEGHFHEDVTNRILKDFVAAAQPRWLEVIGEFNVRGGIYTTVRAVYQDPGWTPDPSVAQSLAAPAWPRRRSG
- a CDS encoding molybdenum cofactor biosynthesis protein MoaE, whose translation is MREERFRVVTEPIDVSEVISWVTGPDMGAIVPFLGTVREWTEGKRTLYLEYDAYVGMARRTLFQIGDEIESRWPGARAAIVHRIGRLEVGDIAVVVAVASPHREDAFEASRYGIERIKQVVPIWKKEHWEDGTAWIGHQSGPR
- a CDS encoding citrate synthase, whose product is MGEQTFREGLEDVVVAESQICFIDGKKGRLIYRGYDIHDLATHSTFEEVVFLLWHGRLPKKSELDDLKAQLHRHQSLPEPVAKAMSSFPQSASPMEVLRTTVSLLSTYDAEAGETSRDANLRKAARLVAQLPTIVAAWEQLRHGRDPIAPRDDLSIAGNFLYMLFGEEPSPAHQRVFDTALILHADHELNASTFSARVTAATLSDLYSAITSAIGTLKGPLHGGANEQVMKMLLDIGEVDRAESWVKQALAEKKKIMGFGHRVYRTEDPRATHLRKMSEQMGKEAGDLKWYEISQAVERVVREEKGLYPNVDFYSASTYYSMGIPVDLFTPIFAVSRIAGWTAHVLEQYEHNRLIRPRAEYVGPQDLTYVPLDQR
- a CDS encoding CBS domain-containing protein, with the protein product MKLKDLMTTQVSYVSPASTCKDAARVMNDINVGSVPVVDKDKLVGICTDRDIVLKCIAAGKDPATTAVKDCMTTNPITGTPDMDVHQASDLMSQHQIRRLPVVDQGKLVGMVAIGDLAVTAIHQDEAGEALSGISQGVH
- a CDS encoding alpha/beta-type small acid-soluble spore protein; translated protein: MAQGQKRNALVVQAATRALDQLKYEVASELGIATPQDGYWGTMTTRDTGAIGGNITRKLVALAEQQLAGRQ
- the pyrE gene encoding orotate phosphoribosyltransferase: MGVESVARLIAGHLLDIGAVFLRPEEPFVWTSGIRSPIYCDNRLIISYPRVREAVADAMVEEIRRRWPEAQGVAGTATAGIPHAAWVADRLRLPMVYVRDKAKGHGTVNRVEGRLAAGSKTVVVEDLISTGGSALSTVSALREVGYVPMGVAAVVTYEFREAKEAFARAGVPWFALTDYSTLIELATERGFVTEDQRRILEEFRSDPHHWPPSRPPQFS
- a CDS encoding twin-arginine translocase TatA/TatE family subunit; amino-acid sequence: MLSNIGFPGLILILIIALVVFGPSKLPEIGRAVGRGLREFKDSVRDVTSTDDKQETPTVQQAQTSKDREV
- a CDS encoding DUF47 domain-containing protein, translating into MLHLGPRNDVFFDLLEKEVANLYEGARQLLSLVNDYTDPQTKVDRLLEIEHRGDDITREIIERLNKTFITPIEREDISGLAFTIDDVLDMVAGVGDRMLLYEVGHPTPEVVEMCKDMERATGALVKLIHEMRRLSFDSVRSLCEEVKRWEMDADQLYRRSVAKLLNEPGYDPIYVIKWKEIYEKLEDGMDFCEDVSNLVEGVILKNA
- the moaD gene encoding molybdopterin converting factor subunit 1, translating into MGEPVGRSVSIVRVNVLWFAELADRMNERETVIELPEGVAVRDLRDRVGDQFGHIADLLDRCMVAINGEYAGPERVLKSGDQVAFIPPVSGG
- a CDS encoding phage holin, LLH family — encoded protein: MDPWWVPLANQLVLFVLQFLAALGLALLHLAGRKVADYLRMHATKAQRDLLACLAAEAFSFAETVYRDSDGPAKLEQAMGYLSQRLRQHGVTVTPEEMRAAVEQAWLQDRRNHGPGTLKQQRPETVPAGDLPGGSGNGSPTPPGNGGSVNPVPGWAIAYDPPGGQAGPPGLKLRNSVNKGGQGLA
- a CDS encoding putative polysaccharide biosynthesis protein, which produces MEGLKEKRTAAQHFVHGTLFLSAAVFFCKLLGLIYIVPLQHLIADRGVGIHNAAYPIYNIFLQISTAGLPLAISKFVSEYNAKGDYRTSERLYRALLVMMWFSGLLFAAIQYFGAPAYVRYFAGDNKDVIPAVQAMAPALLVFPVIAIMRGYFQGWQMVEPTGYSQVVEQVVRVVTVLGIAYAMSKWGAPVEQIAAISTLGAFTGGLAALWWLVGTSRKHRPGVRALLRKSMVSTAVPIGRLLARVVVYAIPISLGALVVPLFNQADVSTVTMSLVHQVGLSQDEAMAQFGILSGRAQKIIAIPATFATTVALTIIPLVSEAYAIRNYAGVQRFAALSLRASILIALPAGVGLALLAGPTNILLFGNDAGTAAIAILALSTVFSTLESVSSSVLQGMGMTVRPVVNLFIGLILKVVLNLWWVPLWGIGGAAAASVVSYWVAAELNLYQMKRLTSLRLSPIALWGKPMLATVGMVAAVQLWQWVFGGWMGDHHSRWVLALELGSAVMIGVGVFAVLAVLLGAVAPKEVESLPRVGPAVARLLRTVGPRGVQR
- a CDS encoding M23 family metallopeptidase; this encodes MTGRRFLMVCTLLMSLSSVRPAAGVATAEAEVGGPVATRQSPAFVREAPVEQWSRAYRVPKAWVQAVWAYESHIHIGKFTQLNGPDRPLWLGLGNPGLEDAPSIFVFDGVGRDGDGDGRCDIRSARDRTCSVLDWLSRNGGTATPEIRRSLWQWYEDSVIVERITLFSTLFATHTPAEMSRHAFPLPLRSSYTYRNTWGQARGWGGRRIHVGTDLFAPYGTPVRSTVWGYVETKGWNPYGGWRIGIRDVDNTYHYFAHLSGYAKGLSIGQIVKPGQVIGYVGSSGYGRKGTSGKFPPHLHYGMYIDAGSEEWPVNPYPNLVQWEREERKQTKR
- a CDS encoding Glu/Leu/Phe/Val family dehydrogenase, which produces MPSVSRSLFEATQEVIQQALKKLGYSDATYELLREPLRVLTVRIPVRMDDGSVKVFTGYRVQHNDAVGPTKGGIRFHPDVTEEEVKALALWMSLKAGIFELPFGGGKGGIVCDPRTMSLGELERLSRGYVRAVSQIVGPAKDIPAPDVYTNAQVMAWMYDEYSRIREYDSPSFISGKPIVLGGSRGREKATALGVVIATREAAKTLGMELAGSRVIVQGFGNVGSHVAEILHAEGAKVVGISDAGGALYKPDGLDIPHLLDRRDSFGMVTNLFKNERIPNEELLTKECDILIPAAIENQIREDNADQIRARIVVEAANGPTTLEATRILDRRGILVIPDILANAGGVTVSYFEWVQNNQGFYWTEEEVNRRLAQMMVAAVHKVLGMAKSHQVDTRLAAYMVGIRRLAEAVQLRGWV